The genomic segment TCATAATTTTTTCTATTTTTTAAAACTCCATCTTGATGAATACCAGAAGAATGTACAAACGCATTACTTCCTATAATTGATTTGTTTGATGAAATGGGGGTATTACATAATTGACTAATTAGTTGACTTGTTCGATAAATTTCATTGTGTTTTATATTTGTATGAACATTTAACCAATCTTTTCGAATTTTAATAATCATTATTGTTTCTTCTAATGCTGTATTTCCAGCTCGCTCTCCAATTCCACTAATAGTACCTTCAATTTGACGCGCACCTGCTTCTATAGCAGCGATCGCATTTCCTCCCGCTAAACCTAAATCATCATGACAATGGGCTGAAACAATAGCTTTATCAATATTAGGAACTTTATTAAACAAAGTCATAATAATTTTTTTAAATTGACTAGGTACGGTATGTCCAACAGTGTCAGGAATATTAATTGTTTTAGCTCCTGATTTAATTACATTTTCTACAATTCTACATAAATTATCTATAGATGTTCTTCCTGCATCTTCGCAAGAAAATTGTACATCATCAGTATATTTTAAAGCTATTTTAATAGAATCAACTGCCATACTAATTATGTCATTAAAACTTTTTTTTAATTTGTATCGAACATGTAAATCTGAAGTTCCTAAAAAAAGATGAATACGAAATTGTTTTGCTAGTGACATAGATGCAGCAGCAATTTCAATATCTTTTTTAACACAACGAGCCAAACTACATATTTTACTGTTTTTTATTTTTTTCGATATTTCGGTAACAGATTTAAAATCTCCTGGTGAAGAAATAGGGAACCCTGCTTCAATAATATCTACACCTAATCTTTCCAAAGATACTGCAATTTGCAATTTTTCTTTTACAGTTAAACTCGCTTGTAATGATTGTTCACCATCTCTTAAAGTTGTGTCGAAAATAATAACTTTTTGGCTCATTAAATTCCCTCTATTTTTTCTTTTAAGAGCTATTTTAAAATTTTTTTATATATAAAAAAATTTTTAATATTTTATTTTTTATAACTAAAAAATTTAGGAATAGTTGATTCATAATTTTTAATTTCATTTAAATGTTGTAATGTAAAATCAATTTCATCTAATCCATTTAAAATACATAATCGATGAAAATTACTTAATGAAAAATAATATTTTTTATTATGAATAATTATGTAGTTTTCTATTAAATTTATTATAACCTCTAATGTTTCTTTTTTTTTTAATAATAAAAAAATAGAATCAATTATTGCTATATTTAAAGTAATGAGTAATAATTGATTGTTAAAACTATTAGTATAAAAAATATCAGAATAACTTGAAGCAATAATAACTTTTATTCCATAATCTAATAAAGCCCAAACCGCGTGTTCTCGAGATGAACCACAACCAAAATTATTTCTTGTTAATAATACAGTTGCATTTTTATAACATTCTTTATTTAAATTAAAATCTGGATTTAAAATTTTATTATCACAATCAATATATTTCCAATTATTAAATAAATGTTTTCCAAATCCTTTTTTTGTTACTTTTTGTAAAAATTCTTTTGGAATAATTGCATCAGTATCAATGTCAGAAATATTTAATGGAAGAAGAAATCCTTTATAAATAGAAGTAATATTCATTATTATATATTTTACCTATAAAAAAAAATTAAAAATTTATTGTTCTTATATCAACCAATTTTCCAAAAATAGCTGCTGCTGCTGCCATCATTGGACTAACAAGATGAGTTCTACCACCTCTTCCTTGTCGATCTTCAAAGTTTCTATTACTTGTAGAAGCACATCTTTCTCCTGCATTTAATGTATCTCCATTCATAGCTAAGCACATGGAACAACCAGGGTTTCTCCATTCAAAACCTGATTCAATAAATATTTTATCTAACCCTTCTTTTTCCGCTTGTTTTTTTACTAATTTTGAACCTGGTACAATAATTGCTTGTACGTTTTTTGAAACTTTTTTATTAACGGCTATTTTTGCTGCCATCCTTAAATCTTCAATTCTTGAATTAGTACAAGAACCTATAAATACTTTATTAATAGGAGTATTTATTATTTTTTGATTAGGTTTTAAATCCATATATTTTAAAGCTTTTTTGTAAGATTTTTGTTTTTCAACATCTTCTAATTTTTCTGGGTTAGGAATATTATCAGTAATATTTATAGTATGTGCAGGAGTAATTCCCCAAGTTACTTGCGGTTCAATATATGAAATATCAAAGTTTACAATTTTATCAAATTGTGCATTTTTATCAGTTTTTAAAGTTTTCCAAAATTTTATAGCTTGATCCCATTTTTCTTTTTTTGGTGAAAAGGGTAAATTTTTCAAATAATTATATGTCATTTTATCAGGTGCAATTATACCTGATTTTGCTCCCATTTCTATTGCCATGTTACATATAGTCATTCGACTTTCCATAGTTAGTTGATCAATTACTTCACCTGAAAATTCAATTACATAACCTGTTCCTGCGTTTGTTCCT from the Buchnera aphidicola (Thelaxes californica) genome contains:
- the leuD gene encoding 3-isopropylmalate dehydratase small subunit, coding for MNITSIYKGFLLPLNISDIDTDAIIPKEFLQKVTKKGFGKHLFNNWKYIDCDNKILNPDFNLNKECYKNATVLLTRNNFGCGSSREHAVWALLDYGIKVIIASSYSDIFYTNSFNNQLLLITLNIAIIDSIFLLLKKKETLEVIINLIENYIIIHNKKYYFSLSNFHRLCILNGLDEIDFTLQHLNEIKNYESTIPKFFSYKK
- the leuC gene encoding 3-isopropylmalate dehydratase large subunit is translated as MGYTLYEKLYNSHLIYEENEKIPIIYIDLHLLHEVTSPQAFYSLRNKKRKVYAPHKTFATMDHNVSTINDDIYSSGEMARIQMETLIKNCKDFNIQLYGLNHINQGIVHVIGPEQGLTLPGMTIVCGDSHTSTHGAFGTLAFGIGTSEVEHVLATQTLKQPRFKTMNIQINGKIHPYITSKDIILHIIKKLGTNAGTGYVIEFSGEVIDQLTMESRMTICNMAIEMGAKSGIIAPDKMTYNYLKNLPFSPKKEKWDQAIKFWKTLKTDKNAQFDKIVNFDISYIEPQVTWGITPAHTINITDNIPNPEKLEDVEKQKSYKKALKYMDLKPNQKIINTPINKVFIGSCTNSRIEDLRMAAKIAVNKKVSKNVQAIIVPGSKLVKKQAEKEGLDKIFIESGFEWRNPGCSMCLAMNGDTLNAGERCASTSNRNFEDRQGRGGRTHLVSPMMAAAAAIFGKLVDIRTINF